A window of Metabacillus sp. B2-18 contains these coding sequences:
- the ytkD gene encoding RNA deprotection pyrophosphohydrolase — translation MYRFIDYYHNEVVLSFDDHPFSKDPKHVWVVCRHQDQWLLTKHSDRGFEFPGGKVEDNETALEAAIREVKEETGGIVKEIEYIGQYKVKGKEKVIVKNIYFAMVNQLVEQDGYFETFGPVLLKELPEGIQKDKKFSFIMKDDVLQRSIEEIKRRLK, via the coding sequence ATGTACCGATTTATAGATTATTATCACAATGAAGTTGTTTTATCTTTTGATGATCATCCTTTTTCGAAAGATCCCAAACATGTTTGGGTTGTTTGCCGTCATCAAGACCAATGGTTGCTAACAAAGCATTCTGATCGTGGATTTGAATTTCCGGGAGGAAAGGTTGAGGACAATGAAACGGCCCTTGAAGCAGCTATTAGGGAAGTGAAAGAGGAGACAGGTGGAATTGTTAAAGAAATAGAATATATTGGCCAATATAAAGTAAAAGGTAAAGAAAAGGTTATCGTAAAGAATATCTATTTTGCTATGGTTAATCAATTAGTTGAACAAGATGGCTATTTTGAAACATTTGGACCTGTGTTACTTAAGGAACTGCCTGAAGGGATTCAAAAGGATAAAAAATTTAGTTTTATCATGAAAGATGATGTATTACAAAGAAGTATTGAGGAAATAAAAAGAAGATTAAAATAG
- a CDS encoding ABC transporter permease, producing MKQNESIELLHRNYKRGLEREKKWIRFYQLLIFICFFGLWEIAGKREWIDPLLFSSPSKIWKLFLTKINDGTLLSHLGVTLFETVLGFILGTALGALLAAILWWSPRLSKILDPYLVIMNAMPKVALGPILIVGLGPGFFSIIAMGTIISVIITTIVVYTSFKEVDSNYIKVLQTFKASKFQTFKEAVLPASFPTIVSTLKVNVGLSWVGVIVGEFLVSAKGLGYMIIYGFQVFNFTLVLLSLIIIAFFATIMYQGVELLEKRLIKNDKRG from the coding sequence ATGAAACAGAATGAAAGCATTGAACTCCTTCATAGAAATTATAAACGAGGTCTTGAACGAGAAAAAAAGTGGATCAGATTTTATCAACTATTAATTTTCATTTGTTTTTTTGGACTTTGGGAAATAGCGGGCAAAAGAGAATGGATTGATCCATTACTTTTCAGCTCACCCTCAAAGATATGGAAGCTATTCCTTACGAAAATAAATGACGGAACCCTACTTTCTCACCTTGGTGTGACTCTTTTCGAAACTGTACTTGGCTTTATATTAGGGACAGCGTTAGGTGCACTACTTGCAGCGATTTTATGGTGGTCACCAAGATTATCAAAGATACTTGATCCTTACCTTGTTATAATGAATGCTATGCCAAAAGTGGCTCTTGGTCCAATATTAATCGTAGGTTTAGGTCCTGGTTTTTTTTCGATCATTGCAATGGGGACAATTATTTCGGTTATCATTACAACAATCGTTGTGTACACGTCTTTTAAAGAAGTAGATTCAAATTATATTAAGGTGCTGCAAACGTTTAAAGCGAGCAAATTCCAAACCTTTAAAGAAGCCGTTTTACCAGCTTCATTTCCTACAATTGTTTCGACTCTAAAAGTAAATGTAGGGTTATCATGGGTAGGTGTAATTGTAGGGGAGTTTCTTGTTTCAGCAAAAGGATTGGGTTATATGATCATTTATGGATTCCAAGTATTTAATTTCACTCTTGTCTTATTGAGCCTAATCATTATTGCCTTTTTTGCTACTATTATGTACCAGGGCGTTGAATTGCTGGAGAAACGATTGATTAAAAACGACAAAAGAGGCTGA
- a CDS encoding TIGR03943 family putative permease subunit has translation MEKQHAQYRFQLYIRGIILIGFTLLMLKLVITGNMVHFIAPKMMPFMNFAIIVFALLGAIQIWRSGSKKQAELYCDCGTDHAVSSSPIKTLLVYSLFVFPIITGFLFPDVVLDSSVAAKRGFKTNLEEQDTSKAEAYLSDPEAYLNELDESVGNKVAQSSNIPDVPLEHPEGFEVQEKPVDFYAQLEQKMLEMETIQFTEENFIAMTSILDENPDKFVGKKVEMLGFVFREHDFKENQFVIARFGLSCCVADASVFGTLATSPEAETLGDDQWVKLTGTITTVKYQDWTLPSIEVSEIDRVEQPESPYVYESY, from the coding sequence ATGGAAAAACAACATGCGCAGTATCGATTTCAACTATATATCCGAGGAATTATATTAATTGGATTTACCTTATTAATGCTTAAGTTAGTCATCACAGGAAATATGGTTCATTTTATTGCACCAAAAATGATGCCTTTTATGAATTTTGCAATTATTGTTTTTGCCCTGTTAGGTGCGATCCAAATCTGGAGAAGTGGTTCTAAAAAGCAAGCTGAGCTTTACTGTGATTGTGGAACAGACCATGCTGTTTCATCTTCTCCAATAAAAACGCTACTTGTTTATTCCTTATTTGTTTTTCCTATTATAACTGGATTTTTATTTCCAGATGTTGTGTTGGATAGCTCTGTTGCTGCCAAAAGAGGATTTAAGACAAATCTAGAAGAGCAAGATACATCAAAGGCTGAGGCTTACTTAAGTGATCCTGAAGCTTATTTGAATGAGTTAGATGAAAGTGTAGGAAATAAAGTTGCGCAGTCTTCCAACATTCCGGATGTACCACTTGAACACCCTGAAGGATTTGAGGTTCAGGAAAAACCAGTGGACTTTTATGCACAACTTGAGCAGAAAATGCTTGAAATGGAAACCATTCAATTTACTGAAGAAAATTTTATAGCAATGACCTCGATACTTGACGAAAACCCTGATAAGTTCGTTGGAAAAAAGGTAGAGATGTTAGGGTTTGTTTTTAGAGAACATGATTTTAAAGAAAATCAATTTGTCATCGCAAGGTTTGGTTTATCATGTTGTGTGGCAGATGCATCAGTGTTTGGAACATTGGCAACATCTCCAGAAGCAGAGACATTGGGTGATGATCAATGGGTGAAACTAACTGGTACAATTACAACAGTAAAGTATCAAGATTGGACATTACCTTCAATTGAGGTTTCCGAAATTGACCGTGTTGAACAACCGGAATCACCTTATGTTTATGAAAGTTACTAA
- a CDS encoding DUF2584 domain-containing protein gives MGMPMEFNTMIVTKGKEVRIDENTFELSKDGYRVYPIDIPIEVRKTMSGEVTGQAVVQKLELTNIKTIVTYQLINLNSTN, from the coding sequence ATGGGAATGCCAATGGAATTTAACACAATGATTGTGACAAAGGGAAAAGAAGTCCGTATTGATGAAAATACCTTTGAGTTATCAAAGGATGGATATCGAGTTTACCCAATAGATATACCGATTGAGGTAAGAAAAACAATGAGTGGTGAAGTAACTGGACAAGCTGTGGTTCAGAAATTAGAATTAACGAACATTAAAACAATTGTCACGTATCAACTTATCAACTTAAATTCAACCAACTAA
- a CDS encoding permease, translating into MNKIVIPLFREFIALGLIGLFFYLFLFVDFQDLSFNIPSELLTVNTMFLSILLEAIPFILLGVFVSALIQTYVSEDLIKRALPRNAILALLPAALLGAIFPICECAIVPIVRRLMKKGMPLHIGVVFLVGAPILNPVVFASTYYAFSSELHIAYARMGLAFVLSIVIGFIIYLLFKNTNQLKWTKEDVVVEGNTNQEEKVGKLKSTLFHASDEFFEMGKFLIMGALIASLFQTFLDRTLLTELGTNEFLSPALMMGFGYILSLCSEADAFVAASFGGTFTAGSLLAFLVYGPMLDLKNTIMLFAFFKARFVAAFILVVTIVVYISIIIYQILFL; encoded by the coding sequence ATGAATAAAATCGTCATACCACTATTTCGTGAATTTATTGCTCTCGGGTTAATAGGTTTATTTTTTTACTTATTCCTATTTGTTGATTTTCAGGATCTATCATTTAACATTCCTTCAGAATTATTAACAGTCAACACGATGTTTTTAAGTATTCTATTAGAAGCGATACCCTTTATTTTGTTAGGAGTTTTTGTTTCAGCGCTTATTCAAACATATGTTTCTGAAGATTTAATTAAAAGAGCATTGCCTAGAAATGCGATTCTTGCTCTTTTGCCAGCAGCATTACTAGGAGCTATTTTCCCTATTTGCGAATGTGCAATTGTTCCGATTGTAAGAAGGTTGATGAAAAAGGGAATGCCGTTACATATTGGGGTAGTCTTTCTGGTTGGGGCACCGATCTTAAATCCAGTTGTATTTGCTTCAACCTATTATGCCTTTTCTTCAGAGCTTCATATTGCTTATGCAAGAATGGGGTTAGCGTTTGTTTTGTCGATTGTGATCGGGTTTATCATTTATCTTTTGTTTAAGAACACCAATCAATTAAAATGGACGAAAGAGGATGTAGTAGTAGAAGGGAATACTAATCAAGAAGAAAAAGTAGGAAAGTTAAAATCTACGTTATTTCATGCAAGTGATGAATTTTTTGAAATGGGAAAATTTTTAATAATGGGGGCATTAATCGCCAGTCTTTTTCAAACATTTCTTGATCGTACTCTGTTGACTGAGCTTGGAACGAACGAGTTCCTTTCTCCTGCATTAATGATGGGGTTTGGTTATATTCTATCACTATGCTCTGAAGCAGATGCCTTTGTTGCAGCTTCTTTTGGTGGTACATTTACTGCCGGTTCATTACTTGCTTTTTTAGTATATGGTCCAATGCTTGATTTGAAGAATACAATTATGCTTTTTGCTTTCTTTAAAGCAAGGTTTGTTGCAGCGTTTATTCTAGTCGTTACTATTGTTGTTTATATCTCTATTATTATTTACCAGATTCTATTTTTATAA
- a CDS encoding ABC transporter ATP-binding protein: MSFLLVDHVHHIYLTKDSATVALEGIQLSIEEGEFVSFLGPSGCGKTTLLSIIAGLIKPIEGTVSIANKPITKPDELIGYMLQQDYLFPWKTIEENVTLGLKITNQKTPETTEKTLDLLRKMGLDSVEKQFPSQLSGGMRQRAALVRTLATNPQILLLDEPFSALDYQTKLKLEDLVVQTLKDFNKTAILVTHDIGEAIAMSDRIFVFSAKPGRLSRTYLIPKEIRELPPFYARQHPKFSELFQQIWKELDQNETE, translated from the coding sequence ATGTCATTTTTACTCGTCGATCATGTTCACCACATCTATTTAACAAAAGACTCGGCGACAGTTGCTTTAGAAGGTATTCAACTTTCTATCGAGGAAGGGGAATTTGTCTCCTTCCTTGGTCCTAGCGGCTGTGGCAAAACAACATTATTATCAATTATTGCCGGCCTTATTAAACCTATTGAGGGTACGGTAAGTATTGCAAATAAACCTATTACAAAACCTGATGAATTAATTGGCTATATGCTTCAACAGGATTATTTATTTCCTTGGAAAACCATCGAAGAAAATGTCACATTAGGCTTGAAAATAACTAATCAAAAAACACCTGAAACTACTGAAAAAACATTAGATTTATTAAGGAAAATGGGCCTTGATTCAGTAGAAAAACAGTTCCCTAGCCAACTTTCAGGTGGAATGAGACAACGGGCAGCTCTTGTGCGTACATTAGCGACAAATCCCCAGATTTTATTACTTGATGAGCCCTTTTCTGCTCTTGATTATCAAACAAAACTGAAACTTGAAGATCTTGTTGTTCAAACGTTAAAGGATTTTAATAAAACAGCAATCCTTGTCACACATGATATAGGCGAGGCTATTGCAATGAGTGACAGAATATTTGTTTTCTCAGCTAAACCAGGGAGACTGAGTAGAACCTATTTAATTCCTAAAGAAATTCGCGAGCTTCCTCCATTTTATGCAAGACAGCATCCAAAGTTCTCAGAATTATTTCAGCAAATATGGAAGGAGCTGGATCAGAATGAAACAGAATGA
- a CDS encoding hydrolase encodes MENNKKTYYITVGSGQISQLSTASAWDFKIEATDEEIVQLREYFDQVYSSDFQGFLRSHTPYVQYHYDRENDAIDDTNMKIYRMIYELGDEEAKEHIRTNQLMSKINEQE; translated from the coding sequence ATGGAGAATAATAAGAAAACGTATTATATTACGGTGGGAAGTGGGCAAATTTCACAGTTAAGTACAGCTTCTGCATGGGATTTTAAAATAGAGGCAACCGATGAAGAAATCGTTCAGCTCAGGGAGTATTTCGATCAAGTATACTCAAGCGATTTTCAAGGTTTCCTTCGCTCACATACACCATATGTTCAGTACCATTATGATCGAGAAAATGATGCAATTGATGATACGAATATGAAAATATATCGTATGATTTATGAGCTAGGTGATGAAGAGGCAAAAGAGCATATTCGGACAAATCAGCTCATGTCAAAAATTAATGAACAAGAATAA
- a CDS encoding DUF6154 family protein, translating into MNIELFTNPELSKFRADEEDVYAYVKSILEKTSKQDMLSWLNTLSEEDLHSLMIPYFSEKLSEDLADREL; encoded by the coding sequence GTGAACATTGAACTTTTTACAAATCCAGAGCTTAGTAAATTCCGCGCAGATGAAGAAGATGTGTATGCCTATGTTAAATCAATCCTAGAAAAAACAAGCAAGCAGGACATGCTCTCTTGGCTCAATACTCTATCAGAGGAAGACCTGCACTCTCTTATGATTCCATATTTTTCAGAGAAGCTTTCTGAAGACCTTGCTGATAGAGAGCTTTAA
- a CDS encoding CBO0543 family protein, with protein MRKHQFEKNTLKFLLVFGLISVIKIIKKPPMKDWLIIFLFKGYISSIMDNLLIHRGYIKYPIKLFKSFDISFIYDYLLFPLSCVYYNQLTKSSSIPMILLKVFYFSIPMAIVEHWLEVNTKLVKFKKGWNSLSSFASITITFLIVRTFIAFVRKADDTPVPKAE; from the coding sequence GTGAGAAAACACCAGTTTGAAAAGAACACACTTAAATTTCTATTAGTATTTGGGCTTATTTCAGTCATTAAAATTATTAAAAAGCCACCTATGAAGGATTGGTTAATTATCTTCCTTTTTAAAGGGTATATTTCTTCTATAATGGACAATCTTCTCATTCATCGTGGTTATATAAAATACCCAATAAAACTATTTAAATCTTTTGATATTAGCTTTATCTATGATTATTTGTTGTTTCCTCTATCTTGTGTGTATTACAATCAATTAACGAAATCCTCTAGTATCCCAATGATTCTTTTAAAAGTGTTTTATTTCAGCATTCCAATGGCTATCGTTGAACATTGGCTTGAAGTAAATACAAAATTAGTCAAATTCAAAAAAGGCTGGAACAGTTTATCAAGCTTTGCATCAATCACAATAACCTTTCTTATCGTAAGAACCTTCATTGCTTTTGTAAGAAAAGCTGATGATACACCTGTTCCTAAAGCCGAATAA
- a CDS encoding ABC transporter substrate-binding protein produces the protein MKKWLLYFCVALLIVLPLSACSQEKVETINLAEVTHSIFYAPLYVAMAEGFFEEEGLDVKLTTTWGGDKTMTALLSDGADIALVGSETSIYVHAQGSNDPIINFAQLTQTDGTFLVSREKIEDFEWEQLKDSTFLGQRKGGMPQMVGEFVLKEHGIDPQTDLDLIQNVDFANIPSAFASGTGDFVQLFEPTASIFEKEGTGHIVASFGTESGKVPYTTFMSKQSFLDENAEAAKKFTTAIYKAQQWVQEKSVKEIAESIAPQFEDTELELIETVVQRYKEQGSFATDPILDVEEWENLQNIMDEAGELPMRVDHETLVNTSFAEEVSSK, from the coding sequence ATGAAAAAATGGCTGTTGTATTTTTGTGTTGCGTTATTAATTGTTTTACCCCTTTCTGCATGCAGTCAGGAAAAGGTTGAAACGATTAATCTTGCCGAAGTAACACACTCAATTTTCTACGCCCCTTTATATGTTGCAATGGCGGAAGGTTTCTTTGAGGAAGAAGGACTTGACGTGAAGTTAACAACAACTTGGGGTGGAGATAAGACAATGACCGCTCTCCTCTCAGACGGCGCAGATATTGCCTTAGTTGGCTCAGAAACATCTATCTATGTGCATGCACAAGGCTCAAATGATCCGATCATTAATTTTGCTCAACTTACTCAAACAGATGGAACCTTCCTTGTTAGTAGAGAAAAAATTGAAGATTTTGAATGGGAACAACTAAAAGACAGTACCTTCCTAGGGCAAAGGAAAGGCGGAATGCCGCAAATGGTCGGGGAGTTCGTGTTAAAGGAGCATGGAATCGATCCCCAAACAGACCTTGATCTCATTCAGAATGTTGATTTTGCAAATATTCCAAGCGCTTTTGCTTCTGGTACAGGAGATTTTGTTCAGCTTTTCGAACCAACAGCCAGTATTTTTGAAAAAGAAGGCACAGGCCATATCGTCGCTTCATTTGGTACGGAATCCGGCAAGGTTCCTTATACAACGTTTATGAGCAAGCAAAGCTTTTTAGATGAAAACGCGGAGGCTGCAAAGAAATTTACAACCGCTATTTATAAAGCACAGCAATGGGTTCAAGAAAAAAGTGTAAAAGAAATTGCAGAATCCATCGCTCCTCAGTTCGAAGATACAGAACTAGAGTTGATTGAAACAGTTGTACAACGATACAAAGAACAAGGCTCATTTGCAACCGATCCGATATTGGATGTTGAAGAGTGGGAAAATCTCCAAAACATTATGGATGAAGCTGGGGAACTGCCTATGAGAGTCGATCACGAAACACTTGTTAATACCTCTTTTGCAGAAGAAGTATCAAGCAAGTAA
- a CDS encoding alpha/beta hydrolase family protein, whose product MNGEIISKIKYPSPNPNIHLWIVTYQSEQLKIKGLLAEPVREGKYEGLLYLRGGIKSVGMVRIGRVIQFASEGFVVMAPFYRGNQGGEGNEDFAGEDRYDAISAMEILKHHPKVQPDRVHVFGFSRGGVMALLAGIIAEDIRSVVTWGGVTDMVLTYVEREDLRRMMKRVIGGTPTKFPKRYAWRTPLYELDKLHAPTLIIHGVKDKNVSVEHAYRLEKRLKELNKPVESWYFEQFTHYFPPKINRDTLQRLCLWMKKQ is encoded by the coding sequence ATGAATGGAGAAATTATTAGTAAGATAAAATATCCCTCACCTAATCCAAACATTCATTTATGGATTGTGACATATCAGTCCGAACAGTTAAAAATAAAGGGCTTACTAGCTGAGCCTGTACGTGAAGGTAAATACGAGGGATTATTGTATTTACGTGGCGGGATTAAAAGTGTGGGAATGGTGAGGATAGGCAGGGTCATTCAATTCGCCTCTGAAGGATTTGTTGTGATGGCTCCTTTTTATCGTGGAAATCAGGGGGGAGAAGGAAACGAGGATTTTGCTGGAGAAGATCGCTATGATGCTATTTCTGCAATGGAAATTCTAAAACATCATCCAAAAGTCCAGCCTGATAGAGTGCATGTGTTCGGATTTTCAAGAGGAGGGGTCATGGCCTTATTAGCAGGTATTATCGCTGAAGATATTCGTTCTGTTGTTACGTGGGGTGGTGTAACGGATATGGTCTTAACTTATGTTGAACGGGAAGATTTACGTAGGATGATGAAAAGAGTGATTGGTGGTACACCAACAAAATTTCCAAAAAGATATGCCTGGAGAACACCTTTATATGAATTGGACAAGCTACACGCACCAACTTTAATTATTCATGGTGTAAAAGACAAGAATGTATCAGTTGAACATGCTTACAGGCTAGAAAAACGGTTAAAGGAGCTAAATAAACCAGTCGAAAGTTGGTACTTTGAACAATTTACACACTATTTTCCTCCGAAAATAAATCGTGATACATTACAAAGACTTTGTTTATGGATGAAAAAACAATAA
- a CDS encoding Dps family protein — translation MSEKLVTTVNKQIANWTVLYVKLHNYHWFVKGKNFFTLHEKFEEFYTEAAVHIDELAERLLALEGAPVATMRESLELASIKEADGSETAEQMVQNIYDDFSVLVDELKEGMDLAGEVGDETTGDMLLAIHQSLEKHNWMLKSFLGK, via the coding sequence ATGTCAGAGAAACTAGTAACTACAGTAAATAAACAAATTGCCAACTGGACGGTGCTTTATGTAAAACTACATAATTATCATTGGTTTGTTAAAGGGAAAAACTTCTTTACATTGCATGAAAAGTTTGAGGAGTTCTATACCGAAGCAGCTGTCCATATTGATGAACTAGCTGAACGCTTATTAGCTCTTGAAGGAGCACCGGTTGCTACAATGAGAGAAAGCTTAGAGCTTGCTTCAATTAAAGAAGCTGATGGAAGTGAAACAGCAGAACAAATGGTTCAAAACATCTACGATGATTTTAGTGTGTTAGTAGATGAGCTAAAAGAAGGAATGGATTTAGCTGGTGAGGTAGGAGATGAAACAACTGGTGATATGCTATTGGCTATTCATCAAAGCTTAGAAAAGCATAATTGGATGTTAAAGTCTTTCTTAGGAAAATAA
- a CDS encoding S-ribosylhomocysteine lyase encodes MPSVESFELDHNAVKAPYVRHCGVHKVGSDGEVNKFDIRFCQPNKQAMKPDTIHTLEHLLAFNIREHSEKYDHFDIIDVSPMGCQTGYYLVVSGKPEVSEIIDLLEDTMKTAVEITEIPAANEKQCGQAKLHDLEGAKRLMRFWLDQDKEELAKVFG; translated from the coding sequence ATGCCTTCAGTAGAAAGCTTTGAATTAGATCATAATGCCGTAAAGGCACCATATGTTCGTCATTGTGGCGTTCATAAAGTTGGTAGTGACGGTGAAGTAAATAAATTTGATATTCGTTTTTGTCAGCCAAATAAACAGGCGATGAAGCCTGATACCATTCACACGTTAGAGCATTTACTGGCTTTTAATATTCGTGAGCATTCAGAAAAATATGATCACTTTGATATTATTGATGTTTCACCAATGGGATGTCAAACAGGCTATTATTTAGTTGTAAGTGGAAAGCCAGAAGTAAGTGAAATCATTGATCTTTTAGAAGATACTATGAAAACTGCTGTTGAAATTACGGAAATTCCAGCAGCTAATGAAAAACAATGTGGTCAAGCAAAGCTTCATGACTTAGAAGGAGCAAAGCGTTTAATGCGTTTTTGGCTTGATCAAGATAAAGAAGAATTAGCCAAAGTATTTGGTTAA
- the yidD gene encoding membrane protein insertion efficiency factor YidD gives MKQIFISGIRFYQKFISPLTPPTCRFYPTCSHYGLEAFQRFGVLKGSYLTIKRILKCHPFHPGGVDLVPEKQEKKL, from the coding sequence ATGAAGCAAATTTTCATCTCCGGTATCCGTTTCTATCAAAAATTTATATCGCCCCTTACACCACCTACCTGTCGCTTTTACCCAACATGTTCACATTACGGACTCGAAGCGTTTCAAAGGTTTGGGGTACTTAAAGGAAGTTATTTAACGATAAAGCGTATTTTAAAATGTCATCCGTTTCATCCCGGTGGTGTTGATCTAGTACCGGAAAAACAAGAAAAAAAGCTATGA
- the ytzI gene encoding YtzI protein, translating to MKNVFIICIIIVIIVLLLSLLTTRKAYQYKHTVDPIKKPVNNQETQEKDQEKPTQNQ from the coding sequence TTGAAAAATGTTTTTATTATCTGCATCATCATTGTCATTATTGTGCTTTTGCTTAGCCTTTTAACGACAAGAAAAGCCTATCAATATAAACATACTGTTGATCCAATTAAAAAGCCAGTTAACAATCAAGAAACACAAGAGAAAGATCAAGAAAAACCCACGCAAAATCAATAA
- the folE2 gene encoding GTP cyclohydrolase FolE2, whose protein sequence is MTRKINLPPKKERHRLFGSVEPGVKLKPTEKEQMPDLQNTKKDFLFTIDAVGISNVKHPIIIHSDLLPKEQTTIATFKMTSKISYDSKGTNMSRFTEQLEQYRQNGGFVLTLSNLYDFTKELAERLKQKDASIEVTFPWFYERKGPSSELVGLNHAEATVSVTYEDGVGFTSSASLTSAITTLCPCSKEISEYSAHNQRGFVTMNVEFTEGYDEKTDWKAALLEAAESNASAMIHPVLKRTDEKVVTETAYENPRFVEDMVRLVAADLYELDFVQAFTVECRNEESIHLHDAIASLSYRKED, encoded by the coding sequence ATGACAAGAAAGATAAATTTACCACCAAAAAAGGAACGACACCGTTTATTCGGCTCTGTTGAACCAGGAGTAAAGCTAAAACCCACAGAAAAAGAGCAGATGCCTGATTTACAAAACACAAAAAAAGATTTTCTTTTTACTATAGACGCTGTAGGAATTAGTAATGTTAAACATCCTATCATTATTCATTCTGACTTACTGCCAAAGGAACAAACGACTATTGCTACTTTTAAAATGACAAGTAAAATTTCATATGATTCAAAAGGCACAAACATGAGCCGTTTTACTGAACAGCTTGAGCAATACCGTCAAAATGGAGGATTTGTTCTTACTCTTTCAAATCTGTATGATTTTACGAAAGAATTGGCAGAACGTCTAAAGCAAAAAGACGCAAGTATAGAGGTAACATTCCCTTGGTTCTATGAACGCAAAGGACCAAGCTCAGAATTAGTAGGATTAAATCATGCCGAAGCTACTGTTTCTGTTACCTACGAAGATGGTGTTGGATTTACAAGCTCAGCTTCTTTAACTAGTGCAATCACAACACTTTGTCCATGTTCTAAGGAAATTAGCGAATATAGTGCGCATAATCAACGTGGATTCGTAACAATGAACGTGGAGTTTACTGAGGGTTATGATGAAAAAACAGATTGGAAAGCAGCACTATTAGAAGCAGCTGAATCAAATGCAAGTGCAATGATACACCCTGTTCTTAAGCGTACAGATGAAAAGGTTGTAACAGAAACTGCATATGAAAATCCTCGTTTTGTGGAAGATATGGTTAGACTTGTTGCTGCTGACTTATATGAATTAGATTTTGTACAGGCATTTACAGTAGAATGTCGTAACGAAGAATCTATTCATTTACACGATGCGATTGCTAGTTTAAGTTATAGAAAAGAAGACTAA